The Aeromicrobium senzhongii genome includes a window with the following:
- a CDS encoding HesB/IscA family protein has product MTATDQTSTETTPADGITLSEGAAGKVKSLLEQEGRDDLALRIAVQPGGCSGLRYQLFFDERTLDGDEIREFDGVNVVVDRMSLPYLHGATIDFVDTIEKQGFTIDNPMATGSCACGDSFH; this is encoded by the coding sequence ATGACCGCCACGGACCAGACCAGCACCGAAACCACCCCCGCCGACGGCATCACGCTGAGCGAGGGCGCGGCCGGCAAGGTCAAGAGCCTGCTGGAGCAGGAAGGACGCGACGACCTCGCGTTGCGCATCGCCGTGCAGCCCGGCGGTTGCTCCGGCCTGCGCTACCAGCTCTTCTTCGACGAGCGCACGCTCGACGGTGACGAGATCCGCGAGTTCGACGGCGTCAACGTCGTCGTCGACCGCATGAGCCTGCCGTACCTGCACGGCGCGACGATCGACTTCGTCGACACGATCGAGAAGCAGGGCTTCACCATCGACAACCCGATGGCGACCGGCTCCTGCGCCTGCGGCGACTCCTTCCACTGA
- a CDS encoding carbohydrate kinase family protein, with protein MHLAIAGSVATDHLQTFAGKFSDSLVPDQLDKLSVSFLVEDLDVRRGGCAANITFGLGSLGLHPTLVAAVGRDFDLGYREWLQGAGVDCESVLVHPTLHTALCTITTDEAHAQIVTFYPGAMAKAREIDVAALHAENPIDLLLIGPDDPDGMLRHTRTARELGIPFAADPSQQLAWAGGELIRDLIDGAAYLFSNDYEAALIAQKTGWSDADIAERVGVRVVTHGKDGCIVHEADGTTHQVRAIDGVTAVDPTGVGDSFRAGFMAGVAAGLPLDRAAQVGCTIAASVVETIGTQEYVLERSAFLDRVASTYGDEAREEIAAALSIGHEATVESG; from the coding sequence GTGCACCTCGCCATCGCCGGATCGGTAGCCACCGACCACCTGCAGACCTTCGCCGGTAAGTTCTCCGACTCGCTCGTCCCCGATCAGCTGGACAAGCTGTCGGTGTCGTTCCTCGTCGAGGACCTGGACGTCCGCCGAGGGGGGTGTGCCGCCAACATCACCTTCGGACTGGGCAGCCTGGGGCTCCACCCGACGCTCGTGGCGGCCGTCGGTCGAGACTTCGACCTCGGGTACCGCGAGTGGCTGCAGGGCGCGGGTGTGGACTGTGAGAGCGTCCTGGTCCATCCCACGCTGCACACGGCGCTGTGCACCATCACCACCGACGAGGCGCACGCGCAGATCGTGACGTTCTATCCCGGGGCGATGGCCAAGGCGCGTGAGATCGACGTCGCCGCGCTGCATGCCGAGAACCCGATCGACCTGCTGCTGATCGGCCCCGACGACCCGGACGGCATGCTGCGCCACACGCGCACCGCCCGTGAGCTGGGGATCCCGTTCGCCGCCGACCCGTCCCAGCAGCTCGCGTGGGCCGGGGGAGAGCTCATCCGCGATCTCATCGACGGTGCCGCGTACCTGTTCAGCAACGACTACGAGGCGGCCCTGATCGCCCAGAAGACCGGCTGGAGCGACGCCGACATCGCCGAGCGGGTCGGTGTCCGCGTCGTCACGCACGGCAAGGACGGCTGCATCGTCCACGAGGCCGACGGCACGACGCACCAGGTCCGAGCGATCGACGGCGTCACCGCGGTCGACCCCACGGGCGTGGGCGACAGCTTCCGCGCCGGCTTCATGGCCGGTGTCGCGGCCGGCCTGCCGCTCGATCGCGCGGCCCAGGTCGGCTGCACGATCGCGGCCAGTGTCGTCGAGACGATCGGCACCCAGGAGTACGTGCTGGAACGCTCGGCGTTCCTCGATCGCGTGGCTTCGACGTACGGCGACGAGGCTCGTGAGGAGATCGCCGCGGCGCTCTCGATCGGGCACGAGGCGACGGTCGAGTCAGGCTGA